Genomic DNA from bacterium:
TCTCGTAACCCAAAAGCTCGCAGATTTCTTTCTCGAACAGCGGTAGCTGGTCGTTGCGAAAGGCGCGCGACGTTAGCGTAAGGCGGGCCGCCTGTTCCCGCATAACCTTCACCAGCCGCGGGTGGCAATACCCCTGGTTGAGCGCCGAGTACGCCGCCAAAAAGTCGAGGTATTTCTTACCGTCGACGTCGTAAACCCAAACGCCCTCGCCGCGTGCCAGCACGACGTCCAACGGCTTGTAGTTGCGGGCTCCCCATTTATCTTCGTACGATATCAGTTCCTTGGCGTTCACCATAATACGATGTTAACCTCCTCTAGGCGTCAACTTCCTTTAAATAGCCCGGCGAGAGGCGATGGGTGCCGCCTTCCCGTACCGTTATACCCTGCTCGTAGAAATAATCCAAAAGGGCCGTCGCGTGCTTACGCGACAGCTCCTGCATATCCTTGTACTCCGCGGCCCGTACGGTCTCGTGGTCGCGCAGGTATTTTATGATTTCTTCTTTCTTTTTTTCCACGAAGGCCGGGTCGGCGACGACCTTCTCGGGCAACATCACCAACACCCCGCGCGTCAGCGCGAACTTCAACATCGTCGCGCCCTCGGCGTAATCGGCGAGGTGCTGCTCGATATCCTCCCTGCCCCGCATGGGCGGCCCGCTACCCATGAAATCCTCTAAAGCCGCGAGCGCTTTTTTATGAGCCGGGGCGAGGGTGGGCGCCGCGCCCGGCAGCCGATAGCCGCCGCCGGACGCT
This window encodes:
- a CDS encoding SelB C-terminal domain-containing protein encodes the protein ARDPLREAVSRDEIRAKLRYDFSPEGCGALLGQLAAEGELQASGGGYRLPGAAPTLAPAHKKALAALEDFMGSGPPMRGREDIEQHLADYAEGATMLKFALTRGVLVMLPEKVVADPAFVEKKKEEIIKYLRDHETVRAAEYKDMQELSRKHATALLDYFYEQGITVREGGTHRLSPGYLKEVDA